Proteins from a genomic interval of Oreochromis aureus strain Israel breed Guangdong linkage group 6, ZZ_aureus, whole genome shotgun sequence:
- the LOC116319571 gene encoding NACHT, LRR and PYD domains-containing protein 12-like isoform X2, with translation MEQDKVVKSVKQKLKDHLQEKFTWINEGTSDGRSRLNSVYTKLYVTQQVQDFGSRSHEILDHFNVPDQQSSFSQVNDQQIDFLNIFKPQRVQQQPTRDKTIQRVMTKGIAGIGKTFAVQIFALNWAEGKSNQHIDFLFVLPFRELNMLRHADYSLLQLLLHFYPEIKPLEGTQQLVHKQVLLIFDGLDESRFPLDFDGAVRISEIDQRSTVDVLLTNLIQGNLLPRALLWVTSRPAAASQIPSKYIDQMTEVQGFTEQQKESYFRKRFRTANQAEEILSRLRGMISFYFMGHIPVFCWIIAEVFRKGWSDDRSHSITTMTELYIYYLLIQTQRTRQKYAGKSSKKRSKQKKSQAQNSAMLLNLSRLAFEQLQKGNIIFYEEDLTESGIDVDEASVFCGFCSEILKEERGLYKKKMFSFVHLSFQEFLAALYMYHCILTDNFSTLESFLGVDLTDLSFLDLQKKVVDKALQSEKGQFDLFLCFFLGFSLESNQTMLQSLLPQAKSSSDTTEEMKGYLKNFRVKDIPRERYMNLFLCKFELKEKRFQDDIRMYLDSGARLSTIDCAVLSTMMQISGEVLEELDLTNSVTPFIGTEKLIQQMKNCKKAVLKNDQLSKGCLDVLLSILQSADSCLRELSLVYFSNVSDGFPSDLFAGLEGPDCKLETLRLSGFSLDCSDSHRLVSVLRSDLSPLKALDLINCLCSYSEDYSGYCTNDVKTIGNCGDFSDESHLLTVIPSALIGPVCKLERFSMPGCFLKNNCCQVFASVLSSNSQLRELDLSRNDLKDVGVQLLSVGLGSLNCSLETLRLSRCGITEEGCVSLASALKSNPSHLRELDLSYNHPGVSGVKLLSERLEDPECRLETLNVDHNEEHWVDPQLLNKYACDLTFDPNTVNKQLLLSQCNKSVSYTHEQQSYPDHPERFDRTSQVLCREALTGRCYWEVDWEAFVNIGVAYKSLPRKGHWDTEIDRTDRSWCFSITSVKGYSFRHNLKETFILVPHVDIQAFLVTPKRLGLFLDWPAGTLSFYLVSDDTKTLIHTFHTTFSEPLYPAFTVRLGSSLTLCRVLKLKMETTRSSFTPEMRKERTGISYRFLLPGPGLFQCSLTGLVFDVTGESEVTYKTLIWDPLVLQPAHKVAGGPLFGIECPQDSIRQLHLPHCEPEPALVSDSISVVHITDDGLSIIQPLEITLTHVVVDVPHLSAFGLVWDLTKRFFNYMTKPVRGQVLLFLRNRPRPILSVMLLPGNVPLHDVKVQHTASEYIEAPSFCYFHKGQKYSLSSAPHHFKIQPARAEFFENYGPNYHPTFEIILTTKAEEVMLMVQDPEETRVWEHDLHLPASSSADSPGGSPLQMGNSASAEKLRLARTNFVDKVSDPVLNKLLDELQHVTVLTDAEGEAARAKPRGEKARDLIDMVRKKGAEASSKMIAVFYANDPYLCKELGLV, from the exons TTTCTTGAATATCTTTAAACCACAAAGAGTTCAACAACAACCAACAAGAGACAAGACAATCCAAAGAGTGATGACGAAAGGCATCGCTGGCATTGGAAAGACATTTGCTGTCCAAATCTTTGCTCTAAACTGGGCAGAAGGAAAATCTAACCAGCACATTGATTTCCTCTTTGTGCTCCCCTTTAGAGAGCTGAACATGCTCAGACATGCCGACTACAGTCTGCTGCAGCTTCTGCTTCACTTCTACCCTGAAATAAAACCCCTAGAAGGTACACAGCAGCTTGTTCACAAGCAAGTGCTGTTGATCTTCGATGGTTTGGATGAAAGCAGATTTCCACTGGACTTTGATGGAGCTGTGAGAATAAGTGAAATAGATCAAAGATCAACAGTCGATGTGCTGCTGACCAACCTCATCCAAGGCAACCTGCTGCCTCGCGCTCTGCTCTGGGTAACATCCAGacctgcagctgccagtcagaTACCTTCTAAATACATTGACCAGATGACAGAAGTCCAAGGCTTCACTGAGCAACAAAAAGAGTCATACTTTAGGAAAAGATTCAGGACTGCTAATCAGGCAGAAGAAATCCTGTCTCGTCTTAGAGGAATGATCAGCTTCTATTTCATGGGCCATATCCCAGTGTTTTGCTGGATCATCGCTGAGGTGTTTAGGAAAGGATGGAGTGATGACAGGAGCCACAGCATCACAACAATGACAGAACTGTACATTTATTACTTACTAATTCAAACACAAAGAACAAGACAGAAATATGCAGGGAAAAGCTCCAAGAAGAGGTCCAAACAGAAGAAGTCTCAAGCCCAGAACTCTGCCATGCTTTTAAACCTGTCCAGGTTGGCATTTgaacagctgcagaaaggaaacatcaTATTCTATGAAGAGGACCTCACAGAAAGTGGCATCGATGTTGATGAAGCGTCAGTGTTTTGTGGATTTTGCTCAGAGATCCTTAAGGAAGAACGAGGCCTGTACAAGAAAAAGATGTTCAGCTTTGTGCATTTAAGCTTTCAGGAGTTTCTTGCAGCTCTCTACATGTACCACTGCATCCTGACGGACAACTTCAGTACTTTGGAGTCTTTCCTGGGTGTTGATCTGACAGATCTGAGCTTTCTGGATTTGCAGAAAAAGGTTGTGGATAAAGCTTTGCAAAGTGAGAAAGGTCAGTTCgatctgtttctgtgtttcttcctTGGATTTTCTCTGGAGTCCAATCAAACAATGCTGCAGAGTTTACTGCCACAGGCAAAGAGCAGCTCGGACACCACCGAAGAGATGAAGGGATACCTGAAGAATTTCCGTGTCAAAGATATCCCACGAGAGAGGTACATGAACCTTTTCCTCTGCAAGTTTGAGCTGAAGGAAAAGAGATTTCAGGATGACATCAGAATGTATCTGGATTCAGGAGCGAGACTCTCGACCATCGACTGTGCAGTACTGTCGACCATGATGCAGATATCAGGGGAAGTGCTCGAGGAACTTGATCTGACAAATTCTGTTACACCGTTTATTGGGACTGAGAAACTTATCCAGCAAATGAAGAACTGCAAGAAGGCTGT ACTCAAGAACGATCAGTTAAGCAAAGGTTGCTTAGACGTGCTGCTGTCCATTCTTCAGTCAGCGGACTCGTGTTTAAGAGAGCTCAGCCTGGTGTATTTTTCTAACGTCAGTGATGGTTTTCCTTCTGATCTCTTTGCTGGACTGGAAGGTCCTGACTGTAAACTGGAGACACTGAG GTTATCTGGCTTTTCTCTCGACTGTAGCGACTCTCACAGACTGGTTTCTGTCCTTCGATCAGACCTGTCACCCCTGAAGGCACTTGATCTGATTAACTGCTTATGTAGTTATTCAGAGGATTACAGTGGATATTGTACAAATGACGTGAAGACCATTGGAAACTGTGGAGACTTCAGTGATGAGTCACACCTGCTGACTGTGATTCCTTCTGCCCTGATTGGTCCAGTCTGTAAACTGGAGCGGTTCAG CATGCCTGGTTGTTTCCTGAAAAATAACTGCTGCCAGGTGTTTGCCTCCGTTCTCAGCTCTAACTCCCAGCTGAGAGAGCTTGACCTCAGCCGCAACGACCTGAAGGATGTAGGTGTGCAGCTGCTGTCTGTTGGACTTGGGAGTTTAAACTGTAGCCTGGAAACACTGAG GCTGTCACGTTGTGggatcacagaggaaggttgtgtctctctggcctcagctctgaagtccaacccctcccacctGAGGGAGCTAGACCTGAGCTACAACCATCCCGGAGTGTCAGGAGTGAAACTGCTCTCTGAACGACTGGAAGACCCAGAATGTAGACTGGAAACACTCAA TGTGGACCACAATGAAGAGCACTGGGTCGACCCACAGCTTCTGAACAAGT ATGCCTGTGATCTCACATTCGACCCCAACACTGTGAATAAACAGCTGCTTCTGTCTCAGTGCAACAAGAGTGTGAGCTACACTCATGAACAGCAGTcgtatcctgatcatccagagaGATTTGACCGAACGAGTCAGGTGCTGTGTCGAGAGGCTCTGACTGGGCGCTGCTACTGGGAGGTGGACTGGGAAGCATTTGTGAATATTGGTGTTGCATATAAGAGCCTACCGAGGAAGGGACACTGGGACACAGAAATTGACAGGACTGACAGAAGCTGGTGTTTCAGCATCACCTCGGTGAAGGGTTACTCCTTCAGACACAACCTTAAGGAAACCTTTATACTGGTCCCACACGTTGACATCCAAGCATTCCTGGTCACTCCAAAGAGACTGGGACTGTTTCTGGACTGGCCAGccggcactctgtccttctacttGGTGTCTGACGACACAAAAACTCTCATTCATACCTTCCACACCACGTTCAGCGAGCCTCTCTACCCAGCATTCACTGTTCGTTTAGGATCCTCTTTGACCCTGTGCAGGGTGCTGAAGCTGAAGATGGAAACT ACTCGTTCAAGCTTCACACCTGagatgagaaaagaaagaacaggCATTTCATACAG GTTCCTGTTACCCGGTCCAGGGTTGTTCCAGTGTTCTTTGACTGGTCTGGTCTTTGATGTGACTGGTGAGAGTGAGGTCACCTACAAGACTCTGATCTGGGATCCTCTGGTTCTCCAACCAGCGCACAAAGTGGCCGGAGGCCCGCTGTTCGGCATCGAGTGTCCTCAGGACTCTATACGTCAGCTGCACCTCCCACACTGTGAACCTGAGCCGG CACTGGTCTCTGACAGCATCTCTGTGGTCCACATCACGGATGATGGCCTGAGCATCATACAGCCTCTGGAGATCACTTTGACTCACGTGGTCGTGGACGTCCCTCACCTCTCCGCCTTTGGCCTCGTCTGGGATCTCACTAAGCGGTTTTTCAATTACATGACGAAACCCGTTCGTGGCCAAGTCCTGCTCTTCCTGAGAAACAGGCCACGCCCCATCCTCAGTGTGATGCTGCTCCCAGGAAACGTCCCTCTGCACGAC GTGAAAGTGCAGCACACTGCTTCAGAGTACATCGAAGCGCCGTCCTTCTGttatttccacaaaggtcaaaAGTACAGTCTGAGCAGCGCCCCGCACCACTTTAAAATACAGCCTGCA CGTGCAGAGTTTTTTGAAAATTACGGACCAAATTACCACCCGACCTTTGAGATCATCCTGACAACGAAGGCAGAGGAAGTGATGCTGATGGTGCAAGATCCCGAGGAGACACGAGTGTGGGAGCATGACCTTCATCTGCCCG cttcatccTCGGCTGATTCTCCAGGTGGAAGTCCTCTTCAGATGGGGAACAGCGCCTCAGCAGAGAAGCTGCGACTCGCTCGCACAAACTTCGTCGATAAAGTGTCGGATCCAGTTCTGAACAAGCTgctggacgagctgcagcacGTCACCGTGCTCACTGATGCTGAGGGCGAAGCGGCCAGAGCCAAACCGAGAGGCGAGAAAGCTCGAGACCTGATCGACATGGTGCGAAAGAAAGGAGCTGAAGCAAGTTCAAAAATGATCGCCGTCTTTTATGCCAACGATCCGTATCTGTGCAAAGAGCTCGGCTTAGTGTGA
- the LOC116319571 gene encoding NACHT, LRR and PYD domains-containing protein 12-like isoform X1 — MEQDKVVKSVKQKLKDHLQEKFTWINEGTSDGRSRLNSVYTKLYVTQQVQDFGSRSHEILDHFNVPDQQSSFSQVNDQQIDFLNIFKPQRVQQQPTRDKTIQRVMTKGIAGIGKTFAVQIFALNWAEGKSNQHIDFLFVLPFRELNMLRHADYSLLQLLLHFYPEIKPLEGTQQLVHKQVLLIFDGLDESRFPLDFDGAVRISEIDQRSTVDVLLTNLIQGNLLPRALLWVTSRPAAASQIPSKYIDQMTEVQGFTEQQKESYFRKRFRTANQAEEILSRLRGMISFYFMGHIPVFCWIIAEVFRKGWSDDRSHSITTMTELYIYYLLIQTQRTRQKYAGKSSKKRSKQKKSQAQNSAMLLNLSRLAFEQLQKGNIIFYEEDLTESGIDVDEASVFCGFCSEILKEERGLYKKKMFSFVHLSFQEFLAALYMYHCILTDNFSTLESFLGVDLTDLSFLDLQKKVVDKALQSEKGQFDLFLCFFLGFSLESNQTMLQSLLPQAKSSSDTTEEMKGYLKNFRVKDIPRERYMNLFLCKFELKEKRFQDDIRMYLDSGARLSTIDCAVLSTMMQISGEVLEELDLTNSVTPFIGTEKLIQQMKNCKKAVLKNDQLSKGCLDVLLSILQSADSCLRELSLVYFSNVSDGFPSDLFAGLEGPDCKLETLRLSGFSLDCSDSHRLVSVLRSDLSPLKALDLINCLCSYSEDYSGYCTNDVKTIGNCGDFSDESHLLTVIPSALIGPVCKLERFSMPGCFLKNNCCQVFASVLSSNSQLRELDLSRNDLKDVGVQLLSVGLGSLNCSLETLRLSRCGITEEGCVSLASALKSNPSHLRELDLSYNHPGVSGVKLLSERLEDPECRLETLKSVPCVVYKAETFLLFCLSVDHNEEHWVDPQLLNKYACDLTFDPNTVNKQLLLSQCNKSVSYTHEQQSYPDHPERFDRTSQVLCREALTGRCYWEVDWEAFVNIGVAYKSLPRKGHWDTEIDRTDRSWCFSITSVKGYSFRHNLKETFILVPHVDIQAFLVTPKRLGLFLDWPAGTLSFYLVSDDTKTLIHTFHTTFSEPLYPAFTVRLGSSLTLCRVLKLKMETTRSSFTPEMRKERTGISYRFLLPGPGLFQCSLTGLVFDVTGESEVTYKTLIWDPLVLQPAHKVAGGPLFGIECPQDSIRQLHLPHCEPEPALVSDSISVVHITDDGLSIIQPLEITLTHVVVDVPHLSAFGLVWDLTKRFFNYMTKPVRGQVLLFLRNRPRPILSVMLLPGNVPLHDVKVQHTASEYIEAPSFCYFHKGQKYSLSSAPHHFKIQPARAEFFENYGPNYHPTFEIILTTKAEEVMLMVQDPEETRVWEHDLHLPASSSADSPGGSPLQMGNSASAEKLRLARTNFVDKVSDPVLNKLLDELQHVTVLTDAEGEAARAKPRGEKARDLIDMVRKKGAEASSKMIAVFYANDPYLCKELGLV, encoded by the exons TTTCTTGAATATCTTTAAACCACAAAGAGTTCAACAACAACCAACAAGAGACAAGACAATCCAAAGAGTGATGACGAAAGGCATCGCTGGCATTGGAAAGACATTTGCTGTCCAAATCTTTGCTCTAAACTGGGCAGAAGGAAAATCTAACCAGCACATTGATTTCCTCTTTGTGCTCCCCTTTAGAGAGCTGAACATGCTCAGACATGCCGACTACAGTCTGCTGCAGCTTCTGCTTCACTTCTACCCTGAAATAAAACCCCTAGAAGGTACACAGCAGCTTGTTCACAAGCAAGTGCTGTTGATCTTCGATGGTTTGGATGAAAGCAGATTTCCACTGGACTTTGATGGAGCTGTGAGAATAAGTGAAATAGATCAAAGATCAACAGTCGATGTGCTGCTGACCAACCTCATCCAAGGCAACCTGCTGCCTCGCGCTCTGCTCTGGGTAACATCCAGacctgcagctgccagtcagaTACCTTCTAAATACATTGACCAGATGACAGAAGTCCAAGGCTTCACTGAGCAACAAAAAGAGTCATACTTTAGGAAAAGATTCAGGACTGCTAATCAGGCAGAAGAAATCCTGTCTCGTCTTAGAGGAATGATCAGCTTCTATTTCATGGGCCATATCCCAGTGTTTTGCTGGATCATCGCTGAGGTGTTTAGGAAAGGATGGAGTGATGACAGGAGCCACAGCATCACAACAATGACAGAACTGTACATTTATTACTTACTAATTCAAACACAAAGAACAAGACAGAAATATGCAGGGAAAAGCTCCAAGAAGAGGTCCAAACAGAAGAAGTCTCAAGCCCAGAACTCTGCCATGCTTTTAAACCTGTCCAGGTTGGCATTTgaacagctgcagaaaggaaacatcaTATTCTATGAAGAGGACCTCACAGAAAGTGGCATCGATGTTGATGAAGCGTCAGTGTTTTGTGGATTTTGCTCAGAGATCCTTAAGGAAGAACGAGGCCTGTACAAGAAAAAGATGTTCAGCTTTGTGCATTTAAGCTTTCAGGAGTTTCTTGCAGCTCTCTACATGTACCACTGCATCCTGACGGACAACTTCAGTACTTTGGAGTCTTTCCTGGGTGTTGATCTGACAGATCTGAGCTTTCTGGATTTGCAGAAAAAGGTTGTGGATAAAGCTTTGCAAAGTGAGAAAGGTCAGTTCgatctgtttctgtgtttcttcctTGGATTTTCTCTGGAGTCCAATCAAACAATGCTGCAGAGTTTACTGCCACAGGCAAAGAGCAGCTCGGACACCACCGAAGAGATGAAGGGATACCTGAAGAATTTCCGTGTCAAAGATATCCCACGAGAGAGGTACATGAACCTTTTCCTCTGCAAGTTTGAGCTGAAGGAAAAGAGATTTCAGGATGACATCAGAATGTATCTGGATTCAGGAGCGAGACTCTCGACCATCGACTGTGCAGTACTGTCGACCATGATGCAGATATCAGGGGAAGTGCTCGAGGAACTTGATCTGACAAATTCTGTTACACCGTTTATTGGGACTGAGAAACTTATCCAGCAAATGAAGAACTGCAAGAAGGCTGT ACTCAAGAACGATCAGTTAAGCAAAGGTTGCTTAGACGTGCTGCTGTCCATTCTTCAGTCAGCGGACTCGTGTTTAAGAGAGCTCAGCCTGGTGTATTTTTCTAACGTCAGTGATGGTTTTCCTTCTGATCTCTTTGCTGGACTGGAAGGTCCTGACTGTAAACTGGAGACACTGAG GTTATCTGGCTTTTCTCTCGACTGTAGCGACTCTCACAGACTGGTTTCTGTCCTTCGATCAGACCTGTCACCCCTGAAGGCACTTGATCTGATTAACTGCTTATGTAGTTATTCAGAGGATTACAGTGGATATTGTACAAATGACGTGAAGACCATTGGAAACTGTGGAGACTTCAGTGATGAGTCACACCTGCTGACTGTGATTCCTTCTGCCCTGATTGGTCCAGTCTGTAAACTGGAGCGGTTCAG CATGCCTGGTTGTTTCCTGAAAAATAACTGCTGCCAGGTGTTTGCCTCCGTTCTCAGCTCTAACTCCCAGCTGAGAGAGCTTGACCTCAGCCGCAACGACCTGAAGGATGTAGGTGTGCAGCTGCTGTCTGTTGGACTTGGGAGTTTAAACTGTAGCCTGGAAACACTGAG GCTGTCACGTTGTGggatcacagaggaaggttgtgtctctctggcctcagctctgaagtccaacccctcccacctGAGGGAGCTAGACCTGAGCTACAACCATCCCGGAGTGTCAGGAGTGAAACTGCTCTCTGAACGACTGGAAGACCCAGAATGTAGACTGGAAACACTCAAGTCGGTACCCTGTGTAGTATATAAAG CTGAGACCTTTCTGCTCTTCTGCCTCAGTGTGGACCACAATGAAGAGCACTGGGTCGACCCACAGCTTCTGAACAAGT ATGCCTGTGATCTCACATTCGACCCCAACACTGTGAATAAACAGCTGCTTCTGTCTCAGTGCAACAAGAGTGTGAGCTACACTCATGAACAGCAGTcgtatcctgatcatccagagaGATTTGACCGAACGAGTCAGGTGCTGTGTCGAGAGGCTCTGACTGGGCGCTGCTACTGGGAGGTGGACTGGGAAGCATTTGTGAATATTGGTGTTGCATATAAGAGCCTACCGAGGAAGGGACACTGGGACACAGAAATTGACAGGACTGACAGAAGCTGGTGTTTCAGCATCACCTCGGTGAAGGGTTACTCCTTCAGACACAACCTTAAGGAAACCTTTATACTGGTCCCACACGTTGACATCCAAGCATTCCTGGTCACTCCAAAGAGACTGGGACTGTTTCTGGACTGGCCAGccggcactctgtccttctacttGGTGTCTGACGACACAAAAACTCTCATTCATACCTTCCACACCACGTTCAGCGAGCCTCTCTACCCAGCATTCACTGTTCGTTTAGGATCCTCTTTGACCCTGTGCAGGGTGCTGAAGCTGAAGATGGAAACT ACTCGTTCAAGCTTCACACCTGagatgagaaaagaaagaacaggCATTTCATACAG GTTCCTGTTACCCGGTCCAGGGTTGTTCCAGTGTTCTTTGACTGGTCTGGTCTTTGATGTGACTGGTGAGAGTGAGGTCACCTACAAGACTCTGATCTGGGATCCTCTGGTTCTCCAACCAGCGCACAAAGTGGCCGGAGGCCCGCTGTTCGGCATCGAGTGTCCTCAGGACTCTATACGTCAGCTGCACCTCCCACACTGTGAACCTGAGCCGG CACTGGTCTCTGACAGCATCTCTGTGGTCCACATCACGGATGATGGCCTGAGCATCATACAGCCTCTGGAGATCACTTTGACTCACGTGGTCGTGGACGTCCCTCACCTCTCCGCCTTTGGCCTCGTCTGGGATCTCACTAAGCGGTTTTTCAATTACATGACGAAACCCGTTCGTGGCCAAGTCCTGCTCTTCCTGAGAAACAGGCCACGCCCCATCCTCAGTGTGATGCTGCTCCCAGGAAACGTCCCTCTGCACGAC GTGAAAGTGCAGCACACTGCTTCAGAGTACATCGAAGCGCCGTCCTTCTGttatttccacaaaggtcaaaAGTACAGTCTGAGCAGCGCCCCGCACCACTTTAAAATACAGCCTGCA CGTGCAGAGTTTTTTGAAAATTACGGACCAAATTACCACCCGACCTTTGAGATCATCCTGACAACGAAGGCAGAGGAAGTGATGCTGATGGTGCAAGATCCCGAGGAGACACGAGTGTGGGAGCATGACCTTCATCTGCCCG cttcatccTCGGCTGATTCTCCAGGTGGAAGTCCTCTTCAGATGGGGAACAGCGCCTCAGCAGAGAAGCTGCGACTCGCTCGCACAAACTTCGTCGATAAAGTGTCGGATCCAGTTCTGAACAAGCTgctggacgagctgcagcacGTCACCGTGCTCACTGATGCTGAGGGCGAAGCGGCCAGAGCCAAACCGAGAGGCGAGAAAGCTCGAGACCTGATCGACATGGTGCGAAAGAAAGGAGCTGAAGCAAGTTCAAAAATGATCGCCGTCTTTTATGCCAACGATCCGTATCTGTGCAAAGAGCTCGGCTTAGTGTGA